The Trichomycterus rosablanca isolate fTriRos1 chromosome 13, fTriRos1.hap1, whole genome shotgun sequence sequence TTTACCACTCACACGCTGTACCTTTTTATTTACAAGTTTACAACAGAATTCGAACAATTTTAAACATATATCACGTCTTACATGTTTTTCAAACAGTTGCACATGATTCCAGCAGCCTCCTGTCTGAAGACCAGTTACAATCTTCAATTTGTCTGGATGTGTGACTGATCCAGTCAGCACTTAATGTGGGCACAATTTCTGCAGGAACTGCCCTACACAATACTGGGATCAAAGTCCACAATGTCACTGTCCATTATGTAAAGAGAAATTCACCAAGAGACCTGAACTCAAGATCCATCACTTCAAGAAGAGTTGATAAATCTGATATTTCAGAAGCAGAAAGCTCTAAGATCATGTCTGGATTGTGGTCTGACGTTTTGTAAGTCTCATCTAGAGCCTAATCATAAAGATATAAAATTTAGAAAACACAAACTCATAAATCCTGTGAAGAACTACATATGCTGGAAGCATGAAAAAGCTCTGgaactgttctgtatatacacacagaggtaaaaaaaaaaagaaaaaaaaagctacaTCTACTTTTTCTGGGTAGATTTACAGTATCAATCTTTTTATATGAACaaaatggctctcactgtgggtCAGTGAAGTCCTAAATCCCATATGTgactcaaacatttttttataataGCTGTACATTTTGGCTGTTGCTGTGTTTGCATGATTGCATGTTggatttagtttaatttaatttatttagtattCATATATTCCACGGTATAAACCTTTTAGACATAAATATAAATCAGTATAAGTAAgtaaactggtaacaggtgagggaatcatgattgggtataaaaggaaaaTCCTcttgggtcatggctcaccactttgtgccacacttttttctggaaatgtggtttgtaaatAAACTATTCCCTGATTGTCGATATTCCTTGTGTACCATGATAGAAACCATAGAAAGTACGGCTAGttttggtaaaacagacaaccaACAACACTAGAACAAAAACATTCTTCTTTGTCATTTCCTTTAAAGTAAAAACTGGTTTGTAGGTATGCTGGTCCACATTACTTTCACTGAGCGATGATTGGTCAGAATGTCATTAACAGAATGTATGGCGTGTATAACTGTGGATCAGGTTGTCACATGTCGGCACTTTGGCTGGCAGCTCATTTCTAGACACATATTaagagttttattttttatgctggAAACGTCCCAACATTTACGGTAAGATATTTTACTTCTTACTGATTCTactaagaaaatgtaaaatatgttaaatatcAGAGTTTACATGTCAATCAAGGAACACACTGTAGataatattttatcattttaaacagGGCATTTTATCAGTTTTAATGTCCAATTATTTCATGAAAACAATTTCAAAATTGATTTACGACTATATAGGGCGGCacaatggctaagtgggtagcactgtcgcctcacagcaagaaggtcctgggttcgatccccagttgaaacagtccgggtcctttctgtgtggagtttgcatgttctccccgtgtctgtgtgggtttcctccgggtgctccggtttcctcccacagtccaaaaacatgcaagtgaggtgaattggagacactaaattgtccatgactgtgttctgtataaccttgtgtaatgagtaactaccgttcctgtcatgaatgtaaccaaagagtgtaaaacgtaaataaaatccttaaaatcctaataaacaaacgacTATATAAGGAGAAAATTGTGTTCTATCCattatttctttaataattATCCTGCAACTGTGTTTAATTCTGTATTcagttttatacagtataattaatTACAATATAATTATGATTGTGGTGCTCGAGTGATGCAGCGGTAAATTACCTCAGCTCACTAGCTCTGAGACccggggttcgaatccctagcGATGCTATCGGCCAACACATGCCTTCAGACAATAAACTATAAGCATTTAATAAAAACCCTACCACCATGGAGACTAGAGTTCACGTCTCAGTGGCGCCCACTGGCTTGGTCAGTTTGAGGCATGAGTGGCAGGGCATACAGAAAgtttgtcagtgcgctctcagtgctggtcccaagcctgggaCAAAAACTGTGGCGTATCAGGTATGCGGAGTTGACAAGTTGAAATGTTTAAGAACTTATTTTAATCACAGTAGGCAAATATGTTTTGGTTTTCTCAtcatacttattattataaattatttgaaTGAATTGCGCTCCGTGATTTTATTCTTAAAGGTTTAacaaagagaagaaaagaagaaacCTGAAAATCTTTATTACCACGACCAAGAAGCAAAAGAAAGACGAGCATGGCTGCAAAGTGTGAGTTATTAACGTTATCAGTCTGAAAAGTCTGGTTACTGAATAAATCCACATTATTTATAGACTAGGCAAAATGTATGAGAGGGTAGCAAGGATGACACCACTGCTAAGATTTcagatgtttttactttgtcattatgggtggGTAGGTGTAGACTGATGAGTAAAAATGATCCACAACACAGTAAAATGTGCACAAGGTCAGGGAATCTGAATATTTTCCAtcttttcatatatatatagttattattCAAGGATAACGTAGGGTTATAACAGCTGTTATATGATCAGTTAATAAGGTTAAATGACTTTTTTACTTAAATTAATTACATGTTGTCTTTAAGTCGTCTTACTGTTGCACAGTGACATAAGGACACAGCACTGTATTGTTCTGATCACACTTTCAGGCCAGTTTGGTAAGACGATGCTGTTAATCCAGATGAACCTGTTTGCTGTTTATCCAGAcagaaatattttttacagatcAATGTGAAAGTAAACCACTTGACCAGCTCAGGAGATGATGTGGCACAGAAATGGATGAGATCAGTTCAGCCTTGACATCTAAATAGTCTAAGATATGATTAGCAAAGTGATGGATTTGATTTACAGCAGCAGCTCAGTAAACAGGCAAACACAATTTAACCGAGGACCACAGTGGATGTAGCTAGGAATGATGCTTGTCTTTGGTTCTACAGTATTAAGACTTTTAATGAATCACTTACTTCATTTCATTACAGCTGCATGTAACCTCAGCAGCCTCGTGCCAGCTGAGCAGTTTCGCTGTTCCATCTGTCTGGACATGTTCGAGGATCCGGTCAGCACTCCATGTGGACACAACTTCTGCAGGACCTGCCTCACACAATACTGGGACATGTGCCCTCCTTGCAAATGTCCGTTGTGTAAAGAGAAATTCCAGACGAGACCCGAACTGAAGGTCAATACGACGTTGAGAGACGTTGTGGAACACTACAAGAGGAAAAGTCAAGCTGGTAAGTCAAGCTCAGAAGTCATGTCTGGATTGTGGTCTGACGATGTAGGTTTCATCTGCAGCCTTATTTGACACATAATCTAATAAAGCCAGTTAATAACGTGGAGAACCACATGTGTCAGAGACATAAAAAGCCTTTAGAACTGTTTTGTAGAGATGATCAGATTTCAATTTGTCAGTTTTGCGTTTTAGCAAAACACAAGTCTCACAACGTCACGCCTGTAGAGGAGAGAGGCCAAGAGAACCAGGTGAGAGACACCGACATCAACAtccatgttaattacattaatgTAGTCAAAATTTACAATCTAAATAATGGAATAATTGCAATACCTGCACTAGGTTGTTTTAGTATCAGTTTTACTTATGGATGTAGACAAATTTGGTGGTGCCCTTACAGCTCATTGAAACAATTCTTCATTCCTTCTGAAAAGTGACGGCATGGCATGGACAGATTTGTAAGTACCCCTAGAAAAGATTATAAATAAATGGCTTATACATGTACTAACATTTCAAACtgaccatttaatttaattagtttCACTCATcttcaaatataaataatgacCTAAAACACACAgctaaaaccactcaggaataGCCAGAACAAAACACTGGACTGTTCTTAAATGCCCCTTTACGGGCCTTGATCTGACGGGTTCTTCTTTGTTCATGGAAGGGCACCAACAAATTAGTCCACGTCTGTATATTAgagttaataaataataatgtgtattACTTTCTGTCAGCAGACTGGGCTACAGAGGACCAAGTCAAAGAAGCAGCAGATGATCCAGGACAGACTGAAGAAGATCCAGGAGATCAGAGACTCAGCAGAGCTCAGCAAAGTGGGTGAAACAAACATTTATATCATGGATTTTCAtggttttagtttttaaagcTTACCAGGGGTCGGGTTTACCAGCAAATCGAGCTCTGTAAGGAGCTCAGATGAACGCTCAACCCAACTCAACACTTTTGAGATGAGATAAACTTGAACATCTCTTCCAACATCAGCCTGACCTCACTGACTctattgactaaatgggcacaaattcccacacacacaagtCTCATAGAATGGCTTTCCAGAGGAAAGCTCTTGGTCACATGTTCCAATAcctttgcccatatagtgtagcttGATGATTTACTATTTAATTGAAAATAATATTCTCAATCTAGAAAAGCACAGAGACAGAGGTATCCGAGAGCATTGACGTTTTCAGCGATCTGATTGGCTCCGTTGAGAAGAGTCAGGCCGAGCTCCTGGAGGTGATGTTGGAGAAGCAGAAAGCCGTAGAGAATCAGGCTGAGCGACTCGTCAAAGATCTGCAGAGGGAAATCGATGAACTGAAGAGGGTAGGACCAGACCTGGAGCAGGTTCTAAACACAGAGGAACAGGTCAGTGATCCTCAATCTGCTTGACGATGGTGCAGAACAACGACTCAAACTCGCTTCTTGTCTCTCTTAACCCACCGTAGACTCGCCCATCTGTCCGCAGACGTCCAACCACCCAAAACCGGACTAGCATCGGCGCTGATGATGATCTGAGTGGAGAGACTCTGGTTTCAGCCCTGATTCAGATTCAGGAAGCGGTCGAGAAGAAACTCAGTGCAGCACAAAACAAGATGTTGAGAGCAGATCCAAAACCTTCAGGTTTGAAATTTATCCACGAACAAATgtgttgttttcttttctttaactTCCAAACCATGTTTCTAAATCAAattcatttcatgttttgttgtttACAGCCTCCATGGAGTTGAAGAGCGTTCAGCAGTATGCAGGTACAGCGCCAAGTTCCACAACATGTTACTTTAGCCTCTCTGGTTCTTTGCATCAACAAGTTTGCACCCATTTTTAGGTAAAATTCTAAGGGAAGTGCAAAAGGGTTTGCAAAGCCAGAGGTCTGCGCAAAAAAGAGTGGAGATATATAAAGTGTACCTTAGTTAGCCTCCCAAAACCAGGTGTAAACCAGTGCAGCTATGGGAGGCCATGGCAGAAGACTTGAAAAGTCACTAATGGAATCCAGGGTCCAAATCATTTGGAAGGTTGTCGCAAGGACATTATTAGCTAATATCTGAGGGAAAGGGGGATAGGGGTTGGCCAAAACAGCCTagacattgggaggtgcacttgtcagtgagttctcagtgctggtcccaagcctggatagaaataggatGGTTGCAACAGGAAGGGAGGCcaatgtaaaaactgtgccaaataagCTAAGCAGACTAGATGCATATTCATATTATTTTAGAATATAAAtatgtttgtattatttttttctcagtGGACGTGGTTCTGGATCCTGACACGGCTCATCCCAACCTCGTCCTGTCCTGTAACGGAAAACAAGTGGCCTGTGGAAACTTCCTGATACCTCAGAAACAACCGTGGAAGCTCCCCGACACCCCGAAACAGTTCACTTGTCATGCCATAATCCTGGGAAAGCAGAGTTTCTCCTCAGGGAAGTTTTACTTTGAGGTGCGGGTCAGTGGGAAGATCGACTGGGATTTAGGAGTGGTCAGAGAGTCTGTAAACAGGAAGGGGAAGATTAACCTGAAACCTCAGGAAGGATTCTGGTCTGTGGTGCTGAGGAAGGGGGACACGTATAAGGCTGGTGAGGAAACCCCCGTCCTCCTCTCTCTGAAAGAGAAACCTCAGAAGGTCGGAGTGTTTGTGGATTATGAGGAGGGTCTGGTCTCGTTTTATGATGTGGAGAACAGGGTTCATATCTACTCTTATACTGGTCAGATGTTCACTGAGAAACTCTATCCATATTTCTGTCCATGTTTGAATGATGGAGGTAAAAATGCAGCACCACTCATCATCACTCCTGTAATAAAGATGTGAATTTTAATCTCAGCATGTCAATTTTTACTTCAGTTTTAATCTCATCAACTGTAAAATGTTTAATCTtcttttttaattcaaatgtgtttgttttgcaTAATCTTACTTTATGTGAATTATAcattctgtgtgtaaaagttgcAGGATTTGTTGTAATAGCGTGTACTGAACTCTTTTGCAGTGTTTTGTTTACcaacatgaataaaatattttaaatccaACACAGAGTttgcagataataataatactgtatatgagatataatatataatatcatCTGTAGTTACAGTTTAAGACCACAAGGTGTCGCCACTGACCCGCATGTCCGCTGAAGATTGAGCTCTAGAAGAACTAAATAAAGATGCTAGCGATCAATGTTTACAGAAAATATTGTTAATAAGTCAtagaaataaatcataaataaaacaaaactgtcaccttattattaaaaaatctgCCTTAAATGTCCTTAAATTAAACACCCATTTCCAAAAAGTGGAGACAGCAAGAAACTTTAATGAATCTTGattgtaaatactgtaaatgctAATCACCAAAGTGCTGCCCGAAACACTTAAACGTTAAACATAAAACGTTTAGACAGGAGCAAATTAATGctgtaatgtttattaaaatgttataaacctTCTACAACTGGTAATGTCATTATCACAAAGCTGTTTAGTTGTTTAAGAGCAAGGACGGGCCAGTGTTTACATCAGAACCTGATTTCTCCACACACagttaccatctacagtccattacATTATTAAAGATTCCATTATAAACAACGACatgcttattattgttatgaatATACAAATGAACAACAACTTTTTAGAACTGGATTTCTAATTCATCACCTTATTAGCAGATTTCCTCTCAGCATGAGGTAATAGAGTGTTTTCCTCACTACCTTggcaaa is a genomic window containing:
- the LOC134325616 gene encoding E3 ubiquitin-protein ligase TRIM39-like, with protein sequence MFEDPVSTPCGHNFCRTCLTQYWDMCPPCKCPLCKEKFQTRPELKVNTTLRDVVEHYKRKSQAAKHKSHNVTPVEERGQENQTGLQRTKSKKQQMIQDRLKKIQEIRDSAELSKKSTETEVSESIDVFSDLIGSVEKSQAELLEVMLEKQKAVENQAERLVKDLQREIDELKRVGPDLEQVLNTEEQTRPSVRRRPTTQNRTSIGADDDLSGETLVSALIQIQEAVEKKLSAAQNKMLRADPKPSASMELKSVQQYAVDVVLDPDTAHPNLVLSCNGKQVACGNFLIPQKQPWKLPDTPKQFTCHAIILGKQSFSSGKFYFEVRVSGKIDWDLGVVRESVNRKGKINLKPQEGFWSVVLRKGDTYKAGEETPVLLSLKEKPQKVGVFVDYEEGLVSFYDVENRVHIYSYTGQMFTEKLYPYFCPCLNDGGKNAAPLIITPVIKM